The proteins below come from a single Polymorphobacter fuscus genomic window:
- a CDS encoding PEPxxWA-CTERM sorting domain-containing protein encodes MVFKRFLLAAATIATVAATPASAVILLADVAGAGAATTSVTESNISLALTVTALTFSLPVATTVNSGLTNISSFANAAPNQITQTAGGLGINGGGSGTQMDTNTRTAREAFLLTGSDAFYLRGLKLTAVDADDTLQVYGVNTNGSLVDLGYGTGFSATVDAAVAASATIKGGAGGTLIGNTFSSANGGTSTFGLDITTRFDRYILTTRAGGHVNFLGNGGQGYALSAITAEVPEPATWGMMILGFGMVGIAARRRKAAVAA; translated from the coding sequence ATGGTCTTCAAGCGTTTCCTTCTCGCCGCCGCCACGATCGCTACCGTTGCAGCAACCCCGGCATCGGCCGTCATCCTGCTCGCCGATGTCGCGGGCGCGGGCGCTGCGACAACCTCGGTCACCGAGTCGAACATCTCGCTCGCCCTGACCGTTACGGCACTCACGTTTTCGCTGCCGGTGGCGACGACGGTCAATAGCGGTCTGACGAACATCAGCAGCTTCGCCAATGCGGCTCCCAACCAGATCACCCAGACCGCCGGCGGCCTCGGCATCAACGGTGGCGGTTCGGGGACGCAGATGGATACCAACACCCGCACGGCGCGCGAAGCGTTCCTGCTGACCGGCAGCGACGCATTTTACCTGCGCGGCCTCAAGCTGACTGCGGTCGATGCCGATGACACCCTTCAGGTGTACGGCGTGAACACGAATGGTAGTCTCGTCGACCTCGGCTATGGCACGGGCTTTTCGGCAACGGTCGACGCCGCTGTCGCCGCTTCGGCCACGATCAAGGGCGGTGCTGGGGGAACGCTCATCGGCAACACCTTCTCCAGCGCCAATGGCGGCACCAGCACCTTCGGACTCGACATCACGACGCGCTTCGATCGTTATATCCTGACGACGCGGGCGGGTGGCCATGTCAACTTCCTCGGCAATGGCGGCCAGGGCTACGCATTGAGCGCCATCACCGCCGAGGTGCCGGAGCCGGCGACCTGGGGCATGATGATCCTCGGCTTCGGCATGGTCGGCATCGCTGCCCGCCGCCGCAAGGCTGCTGTCGCGGCCTGA
- a CDS encoding CehA/McbA family metallohydrolase: protein MRWLAWLLLALLAAPAAAANPGTDGGLAGGRAPDRVLTGQISRADYQTYKSVPFAFPKGADRLLIAIDLDRQEERTVIDIGLEDPNGIRGASGSNKRVILVGETASTPSYLPGAMVPGAWKLLIAVPNIRDGVVATWTARLWFLKPGEPDTPPPTAGRGPGWYRGDLHLHSGQSDGACAPQSGGAKVPCPLFLTLQTAAAHGLDFVSLTEHNSVAHHGPLREAQPYFDRMLLIPGREITTFFGHFNIHGVTRPIDFRIQPGGPVTFDMIADTVHRLGGIVVVNHPRLPSDERCMGCGWTMPAVDPAKVDAIETVNGASVGAVGGAVSGPVDGTPFWRNWVAANGATTALGASDNHDGAARTDTLGVVGRPVTVVFADDLTQPAVLGGIKRGRVFIDTENVPGRHLDFTLRIGGVRTHMGGVAMRGARPVVLDADVAAPAGTILRVIDGDTIVAEHRLSGVRQAIATPLKLAKGRHLLRLAVLRDGQAILMSNAIVVE from the coding sequence ATGCGCTGGCTGGCCTGGCTGCTGCTGGCGCTGCTGGCGGCGCCCGCGGCAGCGGCCAACCCCGGGACTGATGGCGGGCTCGCCGGCGGGAGGGCGCCGGACCGGGTACTGACCGGGCAGATCAGCCGCGCCGATTACCAGACCTACAAGTCCGTTCCCTTCGCCTTTCCAAAAGGGGCCGACCGGCTGCTGATCGCGATCGACCTCGATCGGCAGGAAGAACGCACCGTCATCGACATCGGACTGGAAGACCCGAATGGCATCCGCGGCGCGTCGGGTTCCAACAAGCGGGTCATCCTTGTCGGCGAGACAGCGTCGACCCCGTCATACCTGCCGGGCGCGATGGTGCCGGGTGCGTGGAAGCTGCTGATCGCCGTGCCCAACATCCGCGACGGCGTGGTCGCAACTTGGACGGCGCGGCTGTGGTTCCTGAAGCCCGGCGAGCCCGACACGCCGCCGCCGACCGCTGGGCGCGGCCCCGGCTGGTATCGCGGCGACCTGCATCTCCACAGCGGCCAGTCCGATGGCGCCTGTGCGCCCCAATCGGGCGGCGCCAAGGTGCCGTGCCCGCTTTTCCTGACCTTGCAAACGGCGGCGGCGCACGGACTCGATTTCGTCTCGCTGACCGAGCACAACAGCGTTGCGCATCACGGCCCTCTGCGCGAGGCCCAGCCATATTTTGACAGGATGCTGCTGATCCCGGGACGCGAGATCACCACCTTCTTCGGACATTTCAACATTCACGGCGTGACCCGGCCGATCGATTTTCGAATCCAGCCCGGGGGCCCGGTGACCTTCGACATGATCGCCGACACGGTACACCGGCTGGGCGGCATCGTCGTCGTCAACCATCCGAGGCTGCCATCCGACGAGCGGTGCATGGGGTGCGGCTGGACGATGCCAGCGGTCGACCCCGCCAAGGTCGATGCGATCGAGACCGTGAACGGCGCGTCGGTCGGAGCCGTCGGCGGCGCCGTGTCGGGCCCGGTCGACGGAACGCCGTTCTGGCGCAACTGGGTGGCAGCAAACGGCGCCACCACTGCGCTCGGCGCCTCGGACAATCACGACGGCGCGGCGCGCACCGATACGCTCGGCGTTGTCGGGCGGCCAGTGACAGTGGTGTTTGCCGATGACCTAACCCAGCCGGCGGTGCTCGGCGGCATCAAGCGCGGCCGGGTATTCATCGATACCGAGAATGTGCCCGGGCGCCATCTCGACTTCACCCTGCGCATCGGCGGCGTACGAACCCATATGGGAGGAGTCGCGATGCGGGGGGCCAGGCCGGTCGTGCTCGATGCCGATGTTGCGGCGCCTGCCGGGACAATACTGCGGGTGATCGATGGCGACACGATCGTGGCCGAGCATCGGCTTTCGGGCGTGCGGCAGGCGATTGCGACGCCGCTGAAGCTCGCCAAAGGCCGCCATCTTTTGCGGCTTGCCGTGCTGCGGGACGGTCAGGCGATCCTTATGTCCAACGCCATCGTCGTCGAATGA
- a CDS encoding TonB-dependent receptor, with protein sequence MTGRAAGSEMRKAEASYAITTIDQQSLKLAPPISTADTFRRVPGFWVESSGGEGSNNVRSRGIPTDGYSSVGLQENSLPVQYDGALGYLNADQSFRVDDTIARVEAVRGGPASIFSPNSPGGVVNFITRRGTDTPGGAGSVRYTFTDTTAHRVDAWFGKEIAPNLGLLVGGFYREGDGMRDMGFTAEKGGQIRATLNYDDGDNSVLLDVRHLDDRTPFYLPVPLTFNSDGGIIAVPGFDPLRDTLAGSNNQRVAIKNVGGPFDFDLTEGSHTQLTAVTLEAKVRMAEGVHFETRNRYRTSDILRNALFPTGNVDTIANYRTSLLAQARAGGLTGATGIQLRYADDGSAVPADANGNGLLVQGNFLSASVPLDEIISDNRITATVGNHALAAGVTYAHSDFRFDRYMGTALLDVRGNSRRVDAVAVDAAGAVVGRVTDDGFLRYGSLFDNAGISTDNIAFYAGDEWQLTPEIRIDFAGRYEKLSFRGLVANKRTVNLGDPTTIADNNVTTFGDGYVRVNQRYDGFGWTVGGNWQFEPNMGMFARYTDTFRLPSAGEWSGNPTRTDQGKVPIKMGEVGFKYGASAVSLFATAFWTKFERLTLTDWYFDNATSTYLSRVAIAGSETFGVEAEARVRPVGWFDLGLALTWQDPNYKNFTYTDATGNPVDFSGRQLIRVPKLAVRLTPGINLFDDRLRGEVEVEHYTKRFADIANSQPLPAFTNVNLNLRAVVTENVAAGLNVSNLFDTLQLTEGNPRAGSFVSGDAGAQYFLARPNFGRIIRASATVSF encoded by the coding sequence GTGACCGGTCGCGCCGCCGGGTCGGAGATGCGCAAGGCCGAGGCGAGCTATGCCATCACCACCATCGACCAGCAGTCGCTGAAGCTGGCGCCGCCGATTTCCACCGCCGACACCTTTCGCCGCGTGCCGGGCTTCTGGGTCGAATCGTCGGGCGGCGAAGGGTCGAACAACGTCCGCTCGCGCGGCATCCCCACGGACGGCTATTCGTCGGTCGGCCTGCAGGAAAACAGCCTGCCGGTGCAATATGACGGCGCGCTCGGCTATCTCAATGCCGACCAGAGCTTCCGCGTCGATGATACCATTGCCCGCGTTGAAGCTGTGCGCGGCGGGCCGGCGTCGATCTTCTCGCCGAACTCACCGGGCGGTGTCGTCAACTTCATCACCCGCCGGGGCACCGATACGCCAGGCGGCGCCGGGTCGGTCCGCTACACGTTCACCGACACCACAGCGCACCGCGTCGACGCCTGGTTCGGCAAGGAAATCGCCCCCAATCTCGGCCTTCTCGTCGGCGGCTTCTACCGCGAGGGCGATGGCATGCGCGACATGGGCTTTACCGCCGAAAAGGGCGGCCAGATCCGCGCGACGCTCAACTATGACGATGGCGACAACAGTGTTCTGCTCGATGTCCGGCACCTCGACGATCGCACGCCCTTTTATCTGCCGGTCCCGCTGACCTTCAATTCCGATGGCGGCATCATCGCAGTTCCGGGCTTCGACCCCCTGCGCGACACGCTGGCCGGCAGCAACAACCAGCGCGTGGCAATCAAGAATGTCGGCGGCCCGTTCGATTTCGACCTGACCGAAGGCAGCCACACCCAGCTGACCGCTGTTACCCTTGAAGCCAAGGTGCGGATGGCCGAGGGCGTTCACTTCGAAACGCGCAACCGATATCGCACCAGCGATATCCTGCGCAACGCGCTGTTCCCGACCGGCAACGTCGATACCATCGCCAACTACCGCACCAGCCTGCTGGCGCAGGCGCGCGCCGGCGGGCTGACCGGCGCCACCGGCATCCAGCTGCGCTATGCCGACGACGGCAGCGCGGTCCCGGCCGACGCCAACGGCAACGGCCTGCTCGTGCAGGGCAATTTCCTGTCGGCATCGGTGCCGCTCGACGAGATCATCTCCGACAACCGCATCACTGCGACGGTCGGCAACCATGCGCTTGCGGCCGGCGTCACCTATGCCCATTCGGACTTCCGCTTCGATCGCTACATGGGGACGGCCTTGCTCGATGTGCGCGGCAATTCGCGTCGTGTCGATGCGGTCGCTGTCGACGCAGCGGGGGCGGTCGTGGGTCGGGTTACCGACGACGGCTTCCTGCGCTACGGCTCGCTGTTCGACAACGCAGGCATCTCAACCGATAACATCGCCTTCTACGCAGGCGACGAATGGCAGCTGACACCGGAGATCCGGATCGACTTCGCGGGACGCTACGAGAAACTGTCCTTCCGCGGCCTCGTTGCCAACAAGCGAACGGTTAACCTGGGCGATCCGACGACGATCGCCGACAACAATGTCACTACCTTCGGCGACGGCTATGTGCGGGTCAACCAGCGCTACGACGGCTTTGGCTGGACTGTCGGCGGCAACTGGCAGTTCGAGCCGAACATGGGAATGTTCGCGCGCTATACCGACACGTTCCGGCTGCCATCGGCAGGCGAATGGAGCGGCAACCCGACCCGCACCGACCAGGGCAAGGTACCGATCAAGATGGGCGAAGTCGGCTTCAAATATGGCGCGTCGGCCGTCAGCCTGTTCGCCACCGCCTTCTGGACAAAATTCGAGCGGCTGACGCTGACCGACTGGTATTTCGACAATGCGACGAGCACCTATCTGTCGCGCGTCGCGATTGCCGGTTCGGAAACCTTCGGCGTCGAGGCAGAAGCGCGGGTGCGGCCGGTCGGCTGGTTCGACCTTGGGCTGGCGCTGACCTGGCAAGACCCGAATTACAAGAATTTCACTTACACCGATGCAACCGGCAACCCCGTCGATTTCAGCGGTCGCCAGCTGATCCGTGTTCCGAAACTCGCGGTGCGCTTGACGCCGGGGATCAACCTGTTCGACGACCGGCTGCGCGGCGAGGTCGAAGTCGAACATTATACCAAGCGGTTCGCCGATATCGCCAATTCGCAACCGCTGCCGGCGTTCACCAACGTCAACCTCAACCTGCGCGCTGTGGTGACCGAAAATGTCGCCGCCGGCCTCAACGTGTCCAATCTGTTCGACACGCTGCAGCTGACCGAGGGCAATCCCCGTGCCGGCAGCTTTGTGTCTGGCGATGCCGGCGCCCAATATTTCCTGGCACGGCCGAACTTCGGCCGCATCATCCGGGCGTCTGCAACGGTCAGCTTCTGA
- a CDS encoding response regulator, whose amino-acid sequence MQDLRPLHSTPLRIFCVEDNPLIVCHLEMMIEDMGHRFVGSTESFADLQNHVDPSAIDCALVDIDLCDGATGPQAVAWLAANGIPSAFVTGQELTAEQHSSGVVCTIGKPVTAPSLATSLAALARALDGNRTTSHCRDSIPLVQTSETTPALR is encoded by the coding sequence ATGCAGGATCTTCGGCCACTCCACAGCACGCCTCTGCGTATATTCTGCGTTGAGGACAATCCTCTGATTGTATGCCATCTCGAAATGATGATCGAGGACATGGGCCACCGGTTTGTAGGGTCCACAGAGAGCTTCGCCGACCTTCAGAATCATGTTGATCCGTCCGCTATTGATTGTGCGCTGGTCGATATCGATCTTTGCGACGGAGCGACCGGGCCGCAAGCAGTTGCGTGGCTGGCAGCGAACGGCATTCCGTCTGCATTTGTGACCGGCCAGGAACTGACAGCTGAACAGCATAGTAGTGGCGTCGTTTGCACTATCGGCAAGCCGGTCACTGCACCGAGTCTTGCAACTAGTCTGGCTGCGCTTGCGCGGGCGCTAGACGGCAACAGAACCACAAGCCACTGCCGCGATTCGATCCCATTGGTACAGACTTCAGAAACGACGCCAGCGCTCCGCTAG
- a CDS encoding sensor histidine kinase, whose amino-acid sequence MRTRLPEDEIALDHVLVMAPYRRDAEFLQKLFAENEIDVEVCADAGNIVECLADSPGVLVLTHEALTPSVIAYVASHLVSQPAWFEMPIVVLLHRTSDDARLKAELASAWPQARHLYYQRPVTPVELISGVQSAMLSRIRQRDVRDHIALEVELRRELNHRVKNILASVTSILELTYRSADNLSEFANDLRGRLMALSNVHSAVFEAADEAVSFEQIVNLTFEPYRIAGQGRISVGGPVVMLSRGAGTTLALCLHELATNAIKYGGLSTGAGTVSFTWSLSGTDPVELAAVWQEAGGPAVTVPSRAGYGTRYLKSALASLFGAKPVLTYDASGLRCEVTGRVSRLAWNA is encoded by the coding sequence ATGAGGACACGCTTGCCCGAGGACGAGATCGCGCTCGACCATGTGCTGGTCATGGCGCCGTATCGGCGCGATGCCGAATTTCTGCAGAAGCTGTTTGCCGAAAACGAAATCGACGTCGAGGTGTGCGCCGATGCCGGGAACATCGTCGAATGTCTCGCCGATTCGCCGGGGGTGCTGGTTCTGACCCACGAGGCGTTAACGCCGAGCGTGATCGCCTATGTCGCCAGCCATTTGGTGTCGCAGCCGGCGTGGTTCGAAATGCCGATCGTAGTCCTGCTGCATCGAACGTCCGATGATGCGCGGCTGAAGGCCGAGCTTGCGTCGGCTTGGCCACAGGCGCGGCACCTTTATTACCAGCGGCCGGTAACGCCGGTGGAGCTGATCAGCGGCGTGCAGTCGGCGATGTTGTCTCGCATTCGCCAGCGCGATGTCCGCGATCACATCGCTCTCGAAGTCGAACTGCGTCGCGAGCTCAACCACCGTGTCAAGAACATCCTCGCGAGCGTTACGTCAATTCTTGAACTGACCTACCGCAGTGCGGATAACCTTTCGGAGTTTGCCAATGATCTTCGCGGTCGTTTGATGGCGCTGTCCAACGTGCATTCGGCGGTGTTCGAGGCTGCCGATGAAGCGGTCTCGTTTGAACAGATCGTCAACCTGACCTTCGAGCCATACCGTATTGCGGGACAGGGCCGTATTTCCGTCGGCGGCCCGGTCGTGATGCTGTCCCGCGGTGCCGGAACAACGCTGGCATTGTGCCTTCACGAACTTGCCACCAACGCGATCAAATACGGCGGCCTTTCGACCGGAGCGGGGACGGTGTCGTTTACATGGTCGCTGTCGGGCACCGATCCGGTCGAGCTTGCTGCCGTTTGGCAGGAAGCCGGAGGGCCCGCGGTCACTGTCCCATCCCGTGCCGGCTATGGCACTCGCTATCTCAAGTCCGCACTGGCGAGCTTGTTCGGCGCCAAGCCTGTCCTGACCTATGACGCCTCGGGCCTGCGCTGCGAAGTGACGGGCCGCGTTTCGCGATTGGCTTGGAACGCTTGA
- a CDS encoding ATPase domain-containing protein, translating to MTKRKVLKPVPTGIPGLDEILRGGLPPANLYLLQGAPGAGKTTAALQFLRAGVALGERCIYVSLSQTAVELELIAASHGWTLEGIRVEELSASDSATAAGDQTIFQTVELRLDETRLAIEKAIEEHKPSRLVYDSLLEIRLITGDAPRFRRELIAFKAFLAKRNVVALLLDTQHGEIANGEEIEGIPHGVIRFDQTLEDYGSLRRRVEVCKMRGVPIADGYHDMAIREGQGVVVFPRILPGHAIETGKPELIKSGVEALDAMFGGGQESGTTTLVIGQPGTGKSTMASLYATAALKRGESVAVFLFEERLETFFRRSEGLGMDLRKYHEKGLLIVEDFNPNEISPGEFAQVVQAIVKTAQTRVVVIDSFTGYLNSLPQRNMAVRDIQALLKYLARSGVLTILIVAQHGLLGQNVGVDVDVSFLGDTVLLLRIAEHDGRLRRNITVVKKRHGPHDLFVHELFINASGISVVPYNPLPET from the coding sequence GTGACCAAGCGTAAAGTATTGAAACCGGTGCCGACCGGGATACCCGGCCTCGACGAAATCCTGCGCGGCGGGTTGCCGCCTGCGAACCTCTACCTGCTCCAGGGCGCACCGGGCGCCGGCAAGACAACCGCAGCACTCCAGTTCCTGCGCGCCGGGGTGGCGCTTGGAGAGCGCTGCATCTACGTCAGCCTTTCACAGACGGCAGTGGAACTCGAATTGATCGCCGCTTCGCACGGCTGGACTCTCGAGGGTATCCGCGTCGAAGAACTTTCCGCATCTGATTCAGCTACTGCCGCCGGCGACCAGACGATCTTTCAAACCGTCGAGCTCCGGCTCGACGAGACGCGGCTGGCGATCGAGAAAGCGATCGAAGAGCACAAGCCAAGTCGCCTTGTCTACGATTCGCTTCTTGAAATTCGTCTCATTACCGGCGACGCGCCGCGCTTCCGCCGGGAATTGATCGCCTTCAAGGCATTTTTGGCGAAGCGCAATGTCGTTGCTCTGTTGCTCGACACGCAGCATGGCGAGATCGCCAACGGCGAGGAAATCGAGGGGATTCCACACGGCGTTATCCGGTTCGACCAGACGCTCGAGGATTACGGGTCGCTTCGCCGCCGAGTCGAAGTGTGCAAGATGCGCGGTGTCCCAATCGCCGATGGCTATCACGACATGGCGATCCGCGAGGGCCAGGGCGTCGTCGTATTCCCGCGCATCCTGCCGGGCCACGCGATCGAAACCGGCAAGCCCGAGCTGATCAAGTCAGGGGTTGAGGCCCTCGATGCGATGTTCGGCGGCGGCCAGGAATCGGGCACGACGACGCTGGTGATCGGGCAGCCGGGCACGGGCAAATCGACGATGGCATCGCTGTACGCGACCGCAGCGCTGAAGCGCGGGGAAAGCGTTGCGGTCTTCCTGTTCGAGGAAAGGCTGGAAACCTTCTTCCGCCGGTCCGAGGGCCTCGGCATGGACCTGCGCAAATACCACGAAAAGGGCCTGTTGATCGTCGAGGATTTCAACCCCAACGAGATTTCGCCGGGCGAATTCGCCCAAGTCGTGCAGGCAATCGTCAAGACCGCCCAGACCCGCGTCGTGGTGATCGACAGTTTTACAGGCTATCTGAATTCCTTGCCGCAACGCAACATGGCGGTGCGCGATATCCAGGCGCTGCTGAAATATCTCGCGCGGTCGGGCGTGCTGACGATCCTCATTGTCGCGCAGCACGGGCTGCTCGGCCAGAATGTCGGGGTCGATGTCGATGTCAGCTTTCTCGGCGACACGGTACTGCTGTTGCGTATTGCGGAGCATGACGGGCGCCTGCGCCGCAACATCACCGTCGTGAAGAAGCGACATGGCCCCCACGATCTTTTCGTGCACGAGCTGTTCATCAATGCGTCGGGCATTTCGGTGGTGCCCTATAATCCCCTGCCCGAAACATGA
- a CDS encoding effector-associated domain EAD1-containing protein, producing the protein MFKASDLEDNFSVALAHGGTKSISPAVNQRNRDIEQILPDLFPLGPTDQDIWLRAGGDVSRLRLSGNGRAQWYGALRLISQGGGGGNISRDSLIDAALDEFPAHRELRGLR; encoded by the coding sequence GTGTTCAAGGCAAGCGACCTTGAGGACAACTTTTCCGTTGCACTCGCGCACGGCGGCACAAAGTCGATCTCGCCGGCAGTTAACCAGCGCAATCGGGACATCGAGCAGATTCTGCCAGATCTCTTCCCGCTCGGTCCCACAGACCAAGACATTTGGCTGCGGGCCGGTGGCGACGTCTCGCGCCTTAGGCTGAGCGGCAACGGACGGGCGCAGTGGTACGGCGCGCTTCGCCTGATCTCCCAAGGTGGCGGCGGCGGCAACATCTCGCGTGATAGCCTGATCGACGCGGCATTAGATGAGTTCCCTGCCCACCGAGAGCTCAGGGGACTGCGTTGA
- a CDS encoding DUF1178 family protein, whose product MIVFDLGCGSGHVFEAWFGSSDAYESQRARGLIACPLCGNADIAKAVMAPAVAAKGNRAPAPMAQLLQAQRAMEAEADYVGRDFAARARALHDDPAPARGIYGEATAAEAAALHEDGIAVLPLPFRPLARSDA is encoded by the coding sequence GTGATCGTCTTCGATCTCGGCTGCGGCAGCGGCCATGTCTTCGAGGCATGGTTCGGATCGTCCGACGCCTATGAATCGCAGCGGGCGCGCGGGCTGATCGCCTGCCCGCTGTGCGGCAACGCCGACATCGCCAAGGCCGTGATGGCGCCTGCGGTGGCGGCCAAGGGCAACCGCGCGCCGGCGCCGATGGCCCAGCTGCTGCAGGCGCAGCGCGCCATGGAGGCCGAGGCCGATTATGTCGGGCGCGACTTCGCCGCCCGGGCGCGCGCCCTGCACGATGACCCCGCGCCGGCGCGGGGCATCTATGGCGAAGCGACGGCAGCGGAGGCCGCGGCTCTGCATGAGGACGGTATCGCCGTGCTGCCGCTGCCGTTCCGACCGCTGGCGCGATCCGACGCATGA
- a CDS encoding carbon-nitrogen hydrolase family protein encodes MRIGLVQPTTGIDPAVEAPALAAAVTELAAQGAQLIFTPEMSGLVDRDRRRAAGHVRPEADDIVLAAVREAARANKVWVHLGSLALAGDGERFANRGFLVDDSGAIRGRYDKIHLFDVTLPGGESYRESAAYAPGDAAVCAATPWGGLGMTICYDVRFPALHAALARAGAVILAVPAAFTRTTGEAHWHILLRARAIETGCFVVAAAQTGTHADGRETFGHSLVVAPWGEIVLDMGTAPGTAVCDIDLAAVAAARGKVPALQHVRAFDVLTA; translated from the coding sequence CTGCGCATCGGGCTGGTGCAGCCGACGACGGGGATCGACCCCGCCGTCGAGGCACCGGCGCTGGCGGCAGCGGTGACGGAGCTGGCGGCCCAGGGCGCGCAGTTGATCTTCACGCCGGAAATGAGCGGGCTGGTCGACCGCGACCGGCGCCGCGCAGCCGGTCATGTCCGCCCCGAAGCCGATGACATCGTGCTTGCCGCGGTCCGCGAGGCGGCGCGGGCCAACAAGGTCTGGGTGCATCTCGGCAGCCTGGCACTGGCAGGCGATGGCGAGCGCTTTGCCAACCGCGGTTTCCTTGTCGACGATAGCGGCGCGATCCGTGGCCGGTACGACAAGATCCATCTGTTCGACGTGACGTTGCCGGGCGGCGAATCCTATCGCGAATCGGCCGCCTATGCCCCCGGCGACGCGGCGGTGTGCGCGGCGACGCCCTGGGGCGGGCTGGGCATGACGATCTGCTATGACGTGCGGTTTCCGGCGCTGCACGCGGCGCTGGCCAGGGCCGGTGCCGTGATCCTGGCGGTGCCGGCGGCGTTCACCCGCACCACCGGTGAAGCGCATTGGCACATTCTGCTGCGGGCGCGCGCCATCGAAACCGGCTGCTTCGTCGTCGCGGCGGCGCAGACCGGAACCCACGCCGATGGCCGGGAAACATTCGGCCATTCGCTGGTGGTGGCGCCCTGGGGGGAGATTGTGCTCGACATGGGGACGGCGCCGGGAACGGCGGTGTGCGACATCGACCTGGCGGCGGTGGCGGCGGCGCGCGGCAAGGTTCCGGCGCTGCAGCATGTGCGCGCCTTCGACGTTCTGACAGCGTGA
- the grxC gene encoding glutaredoxin 3: MAKIEIYTKMMCPFCTRAKTLLTKKGATFDEMDITMGGPQRAEMIERSGGRQTVPQIFINGTHVGGSDDLAALERDGKLDAMLAA; this comes from the coding sequence ATGGCGAAGATCGAAATCTATACCAAGATGATGTGCCCGTTCTGCACACGGGCCAAGACGCTGCTGACCAAGAAAGGCGCGACGTTCGACGAGATGGATATCACCATGGGTGGACCCCAGCGGGCCGAAATGATCGAGCGGTCGGGCGGTCGCCAGACCGTGCCGCAGATCTTCATCAACGGCACCCATGTCGGCGGCAGCGACGACCTCGCAGCGCTGGAGCGTGACGGCAAGCTCGACGCGATGCTGGCCGCATGA
- a CDS encoding ComF family protein, whose translation MAASDLLALLALPVRTIVDLVLPPRCPACRTIVDGDGRFCVDCWQQLDFITAPMCATCGTPFEHDRGAGTQCGACLAEPPHYARARAALAYGGPARTVLLAMKHGDRQHLAAVMAPHMLRAAADLLVPDAVLVPVPLHRWRLWRRGFNQAAVLAQELARLSGMAVDVTVLARVKATPPSAGMGRKARAANVRGAFRVVDKARVRGRDVVVIDDVLTTGATADACARHLRRAGARSVSVLTFARVVRDVG comes from the coding sequence ATGGCCGCGTCCGACCTCCTCGCCCTGCTGGCGCTTCCGGTGCGGACGATCGTCGACCTGGTGCTGCCGCCGCGGTGCCCGGCTTGCCGGACGATCGTCGATGGCGACGGCCGGTTTTGCGTCGATTGCTGGCAGCAGCTCGACTTCATCACCGCGCCGATGTGCGCGACTTGCGGCACGCCGTTCGAACACGATCGCGGCGCCGGCACGCAATGCGGCGCCTGCCTTGCCGAACCACCGCACTATGCCAGGGCGCGGGCGGCGCTGGCCTATGGCGGGCCGGCACGGACGGTGTTGCTGGCGATGAAGCACGGCGATCGGCAGCATCTGGCGGCGGTGATGGCGCCGCACATGCTGCGCGCCGCCGCCGACCTGCTGGTGCCGGACGCCGTGCTGGTGCCGGTGCCGCTCCACCGCTGGCGATTGTGGCGGCGCGGTTTCAACCAGGCGGCCGTGCTGGCACAGGAACTTGCGCGGCTGAGCGGAATGGCGGTGGACGTGACGGTGCTGGCGCGGGTGAAGGCGACGCCGCCGAGCGCCGGTATGGGGCGCAAGGCGCGCGCGGCGAATGTGCGCGGGGCGTTCCGGGTGGTCGACAAGGCGCGGGTGCGGGGCCGCGATGTGGTGGTGATCGACGATGTGCTGACCACCGGCGCAACGGCGGACGCCTGTGCACGGCACCTGCGCCGGGCCGGGGCGCGCAGTGTCTCGGTCTTGACCTTTGCCCGTGTGGTGCGCGACGTGGGATGA